A single region of the Brachypodium distachyon strain Bd21 chromosome 3, Brachypodium_distachyon_v3.0, whole genome shotgun sequence genome encodes:
- the LOC100837266 gene encoding uncharacterized protein LOC100837266 isoform X2 codes for MAGYEGYSKFTDMSSQKFLKHVIENWDKQLQVTMSSHAAEQVKKCIEIALRCVVAERENRPTIAEIVNELNKIDTADNLPAGQVINFRSKHAFRKNSNSEPGGRIVFSRTNGTLVSFDIFSSPLSPSSTYELPLTDGVSYNYNGQAIPPAALKTLLKNPKLADKADANDADIDAGNVSGLIFVSERDNGLETLYIALHFNAGSNILKVIALADIFGAADFSGVRLEDSGCIGGGYSVGCRTVDHCLIYVSTKEAAQERRSPWTVVYKTNLTTGKTERLTPQGVFDLSPAVSPSGMMVAVASFESKSWNGELENLKTDIYVMNVDSEGQLGRKLLIKNGGWPSWGSDNIIFFHRGTEKTLPSTSRMVVETAWGVFRYNISTQETVQVTPEELDAMTPAAISETKVAVATIRQNVPVQYRHIEIFDMNAASPVQITQKTSPECDHYNPFMLDGGGRIGYHRSRTSRYHDKFYKLESPSKDVGLYRASGMFPAISKDGSKLAFVDDKSKVVWLADSQGLRIVYEQTGSDSVFSPVWNQDSDKDILYICVGPSLESHRPLEIYSITNISSSDGGQEVRQLTCGKFNNAFPSSSPDGGKLVFQSTRDFWPKKAEDRRKKHRNLHIMLNAAAGELDENCWVTRLTKGSWTDTQCQWSPRGDWIVFLSTRDRQLTSNHADELEYPVGYLSVFLVKAYDPMVVVRIMDSGADPVFSPDGRSIAVTADFSAVSVDPISLPKLARLCSNIFLVDINTDDDTEEKNKQEDVVKWLFHHRMTHSRYGCGKLAWTTTRVDMDPEAPWKMMELGPNRNRLPKRGAVKRSIVSSLLGFNL; via the exons ATGGCAGGATATGAAGGCTACTCGAAGTTTACAGATATGTCGTCGCAAAAGTTTCTTAAGCAT GTAATAGAAAACTGGGACAAACAGCTGCAGGTAACAATGTCGTCACATGCAGCAGAGCAAGTTAAGAAATGCATCGAAATAGCATTAAGGTGTGTGGTGGCGGAGCGTGAGAACAGGCCTACAATAGCAGAGATTGTCAATGAACTGAACAAGATTGATACTGCAGACAATTTACCTGCAGGCCAG GTCATCAACTTCCGAAGCAAGCATGCCTTTAGAAAAAACTCAAACTCAG AGCCCGGAGGCAGAATCGTTTTCTCTCGCACCAATGGGACCCTGGTATCGTTTGACATCTTCTCCAGCCCCTTGTCGCCTTCGTCCACCTACGAGCTCCCTCTCACTGATGGTGTGTCCTACAATTACAACGGCCAAGCCATCCCTCCCGCCGCGCTGAAGACCCTCCTCAAGAACCCCAAGCTGGCAGACAAGGCCGATGCCAACGATGCGGACATTGATGCCGGCAACGTCTCCGGCCTCATATTTGTCTCAGAGAGGGACAATGGCCTCGAGACGCTCTATATCGCACTGCATTTCAATGCTGGCAGCAACATCCTTAAGGTAATCGCCCTTGCAGACATCTTTGGCGCTGCCGACTTCAGCGGCGTGCGCCTGGAGGACAGCGGCTGCATCGGCGGCGGTTACAGTGTGGGTTGTCGCACCGTCGACCACTGCCTCATCTATGTTTCCACCAAGGAGGCAGCGCAGGAACGCCGCAGCCCCTGGACCGTCGTGTACAAAACCAACCTTACAACTGGCAAGACAGAGCGCCTCACTCCAcaag GGGTGTTTGATTTGAGCCCAGCAGTGTCACCATCGGGGATGATGGTAGCAGTGGCATCGTTTGAAAGCAAGAGTTGGAACGGCGAGCTGGAGAACCTAAAGACAGACATCTACGTGATGAACGTGGATAGCGAGGGCCAGCTAGGGCGCAAGCTACTCATCAAGAACGGTGGCTGGCCATCCTGGGGCAGTGATaacatcatcttcttccataGAGGCACTGAGAAAACCCTTCCCTCGACCTCGAGAATGGTTGTTGAAACAGCTTGGGGTGTGTTCCGATACAACATCAGTACCCAGGAGACCGTCCAGGTGACACCCGAGGAGTTGGACGCCATGACTCCGGCAGCCATCAGCGAGACAAAAGTAGCGGTTGCGACCATCCGCCAGAACGTCCCCGTGCAGTACCGGCACATTGAGATCTTCGACATGAATGCTGCATCGCCGGTGCAGATCACCCAGAAGACGAGCCCGGAATGCGACCACTATAACCCCTTCATGCTGGACGGTGGTGGCCGCATTGGGTACCACCGCTCCAGGACATCAAGATACCATGATAAATTTTACAAGCTGGAGTCCCCGAGCAAGGACGTCGGTCTGTATAGGGCGTCTGGCATGTTCCCAGCCATCTCCAAGGACGGCTCCAAGCTTGCCTTCGTTGATGACAAGTCCAAGGTGGTCTGGCTCGCCGACAGCCAAGGGCTGCGCATCGTGTACGAGCAAACAGGAAGTGACAGCGTCTTCTCCCCTGTGTGGAACCAGGATTCGGACAAGGACATCCTCTACATCTGTGTTGGCCCTTCTCTGGAGTCCCACAGGCCGCTGGAGATCTACTCCATCACCAACATTTCCAGCAGCGACGGGGGGCAAGAGGTCCGACAGCTCACCTGTGGCAAGTTCAACAACGCGTTCCCGTCGAGCAGCCCGGACGGAGGCAAGCTCGTCTTCCAGTCGACGAGGGATTTTTGGCCCAAAAAAGCAGAAGACCGGCGGAAGAAGCACAGGAACCTACACATCATGCTAAATGCAGCGGCCGGGGAATTGGATGAGAATTGCTGGGTTACGCGGCTGACGAAAGGATCCTGGACAGACACACAATGCCAGTGGTCCCCGAGAGGGGACTGGATCGTCTTCTTGTCGACACGTGACAGACAGCTGACGTCAAACCATGCCGACGAGTTGGAGTACCCGGTGGGGTATCTGTCCGTGTTCCTGGTGAAGGCGTATGATCCGATGGTGGTCGTCAGGATAATGGACAGCGGGGCTGACCCGGTGTTCAGCCCGGATGGGAGGAGCATCGCTGTGACGGCGGATTTCTCGGCGGTGTCCGTGGATCCAATCTCGCTGCCCAAGTTGGCGCGGCTCTGTAGCAACATCTTCTTGGTGGACATCAACACAGACGACGACACTGAGGAGAAGAATAAGCAAGAGGATGTGGTCAAGTGGTTGTTCCATCATCGGATGACCCACAGTAGGTACGGGTGCGGGAAGCTGGCCTGGACGACCACCCGGGTCGACATGGACCCAGAGGCGCCATGGAAAATGATGGAACTGGGGCCAAACAGAAACAGGCTACCAAAGAGGGGCGCTGTTAAGAGGAGTATAGTCAGCTCCTTGCTCGGCTTTAATCTATAA
- the LOC100837266 gene encoding uncharacterized protein LOC100837266 isoform X1, producing the protein MANEFQQTNATTREFTLQFLQQITDNFSEEHIIGRGGYGIVYKGKLEDGEVIALKKLHQTMGLDDTQFRNEFNHLMRTEHPNITRLVGYCYNQGHQRIKYNGEYIFANVEERVLCFEYLQGGSLDKHISAESCGLDWHTRFNIIRGICDGLNYLHNGSQDPIYHLDLKPANILLDDKMIPKIGDFGLSRLFPLAQTYITTKIIGTRGYMPPEYINRCEITLKFDVYSLGVIIIQIMAGYEGYSKFTDMSSQKFLKHVIENWDKQLQVTMSSHAAEQVKKCIEIALRCVVAERENRPTIAEIVNELNKIDTADNLPAGQVINFRSKHAFRKNSNSEPGGRIVFSRTNGTLVSFDIFSSPLSPSSTYELPLTDGVSYNYNGQAIPPAALKTLLKNPKLADKADANDADIDAGNVSGLIFVSERDNGLETLYIALHFNAGSNILKVIALADIFGAADFSGVRLEDSGCIGGGYSVGCRTVDHCLIYVSTKEAAQERRSPWTVVYKTNLTTGKTERLTPQGVFDLSPAVSPSGMMVAVASFESKSWNGELENLKTDIYVMNVDSEGQLGRKLLIKNGGWPSWGSDNIIFFHRGTEKTLPSTSRMVVETAWGVFRYNISTQETVQVTPEELDAMTPAAISETKVAVATIRQNVPVQYRHIEIFDMNAASPVQITQKTSPECDHYNPFMLDGGGRIGYHRSRTSRYHDKFYKLESPSKDVGLYRASGMFPAISKDGSKLAFVDDKSKVVWLADSQGLRIVYEQTGSDSVFSPVWNQDSDKDILYICVGPSLESHRPLEIYSITNISSSDGGQEVRQLTCGKFNNAFPSSSPDGGKLVFQSTRDFWPKKAEDRRKKHRNLHIMLNAAAGELDENCWVTRLTKGSWTDTQCQWSPRGDWIVFLSTRDRQLTSNHADELEYPVGYLSVFLVKAYDPMVVVRIMDSGADPVFSPDGRSIAVTADFSAVSVDPISLPKLARLCSNIFLVDINTDDDTEEKNKQEDVVKWLFHHRMTHSRYGCGKLAWTTTRVDMDPEAPWKMMELGPNRNRLPKRGAVKRSIVSSLLGFNL; encoded by the exons ATGGCGAACGAGTTTCAACAGACAAATGCGACCACAAGGGAGTTCACACTCCAGTTCTTGCAACAAATTACAGATAACTTCTCTGAAGAGCACATCATTGGTCGTGGTGGGTACGGAATAGTGTACAAg GGGAAACTAGAAGATGGGGAAGTGATTGCTCTCAAGAAGCTTCATCAAACGATGGGGCTTGATGACACACAATTTAGGAATGAGTTTAATCACCTAATGAGGACTGAACATCCAAATATTACTCGGTTGGTTGGCTACTGCTATAATCAAGGACATCAGCGCATCAAGTACAACGGTGAATATATTTTTGCCAATGTGGAAGAAAGAGTTCTGTGCTTCGAGTACTTGCAGGGTGGAAGCCTTGACAAGCACATTTCTG CTGAATCTTGCGGACTCGATTGGCACACACGTTTCAATATTATTAGGGGGATCTGTGATGGTTTAAATTACCTTCATAATGGATCCCAAGATCCTATTTACCATCTTGACTTGAAAccagcaaatatattactgGATGACAAGATGATCCCCAAAATTGGAGATTTTGGTTTGTCAAGACTCTTCCCTTTAGCGCAAACATATATCACAACCAAAATTATAGGAACACG TGGATACATGCCACCTGAATACATCAACAGATGCGAGATCACATTGAAGTTTGATGTGTACAGTTTGGGTGTTATAATCATACAGATAATGGCAGGATATGAAGGCTACTCGAAGTTTACAGATATGTCGTCGCAAAAGTTTCTTAAGCAT GTAATAGAAAACTGGGACAAACAGCTGCAGGTAACAATGTCGTCACATGCAGCAGAGCAAGTTAAGAAATGCATCGAAATAGCATTAAGGTGTGTGGTGGCGGAGCGTGAGAACAGGCCTACAATAGCAGAGATTGTCAATGAACTGAACAAGATTGATACTGCAGACAATTTACCTGCAGGCCAG GTCATCAACTTCCGAAGCAAGCATGCCTTTAGAAAAAACTCAAACTCAG AGCCCGGAGGCAGAATCGTTTTCTCTCGCACCAATGGGACCCTGGTATCGTTTGACATCTTCTCCAGCCCCTTGTCGCCTTCGTCCACCTACGAGCTCCCTCTCACTGATGGTGTGTCCTACAATTACAACGGCCAAGCCATCCCTCCCGCCGCGCTGAAGACCCTCCTCAAGAACCCCAAGCTGGCAGACAAGGCCGATGCCAACGATGCGGACATTGATGCCGGCAACGTCTCCGGCCTCATATTTGTCTCAGAGAGGGACAATGGCCTCGAGACGCTCTATATCGCACTGCATTTCAATGCTGGCAGCAACATCCTTAAGGTAATCGCCCTTGCAGACATCTTTGGCGCTGCCGACTTCAGCGGCGTGCGCCTGGAGGACAGCGGCTGCATCGGCGGCGGTTACAGTGTGGGTTGTCGCACCGTCGACCACTGCCTCATCTATGTTTCCACCAAGGAGGCAGCGCAGGAACGCCGCAGCCCCTGGACCGTCGTGTACAAAACCAACCTTACAACTGGCAAGACAGAGCGCCTCACTCCAcaag GGGTGTTTGATTTGAGCCCAGCAGTGTCACCATCGGGGATGATGGTAGCAGTGGCATCGTTTGAAAGCAAGAGTTGGAACGGCGAGCTGGAGAACCTAAAGACAGACATCTACGTGATGAACGTGGATAGCGAGGGCCAGCTAGGGCGCAAGCTACTCATCAAGAACGGTGGCTGGCCATCCTGGGGCAGTGATaacatcatcttcttccataGAGGCACTGAGAAAACCCTTCCCTCGACCTCGAGAATGGTTGTTGAAACAGCTTGGGGTGTGTTCCGATACAACATCAGTACCCAGGAGACCGTCCAGGTGACACCCGAGGAGTTGGACGCCATGACTCCGGCAGCCATCAGCGAGACAAAAGTAGCGGTTGCGACCATCCGCCAGAACGTCCCCGTGCAGTACCGGCACATTGAGATCTTCGACATGAATGCTGCATCGCCGGTGCAGATCACCCAGAAGACGAGCCCGGAATGCGACCACTATAACCCCTTCATGCTGGACGGTGGTGGCCGCATTGGGTACCACCGCTCCAGGACATCAAGATACCATGATAAATTTTACAAGCTGGAGTCCCCGAGCAAGGACGTCGGTCTGTATAGGGCGTCTGGCATGTTCCCAGCCATCTCCAAGGACGGCTCCAAGCTTGCCTTCGTTGATGACAAGTCCAAGGTGGTCTGGCTCGCCGACAGCCAAGGGCTGCGCATCGTGTACGAGCAAACAGGAAGTGACAGCGTCTTCTCCCCTGTGTGGAACCAGGATTCGGACAAGGACATCCTCTACATCTGTGTTGGCCCTTCTCTGGAGTCCCACAGGCCGCTGGAGATCTACTCCATCACCAACATTTCCAGCAGCGACGGGGGGCAAGAGGTCCGACAGCTCACCTGTGGCAAGTTCAACAACGCGTTCCCGTCGAGCAGCCCGGACGGAGGCAAGCTCGTCTTCCAGTCGACGAGGGATTTTTGGCCCAAAAAAGCAGAAGACCGGCGGAAGAAGCACAGGAACCTACACATCATGCTAAATGCAGCGGCCGGGGAATTGGATGAGAATTGCTGGGTTACGCGGCTGACGAAAGGATCCTGGACAGACACACAATGCCAGTGGTCCCCGAGAGGGGACTGGATCGTCTTCTTGTCGACACGTGACAGACAGCTGACGTCAAACCATGCCGACGAGTTGGAGTACCCGGTGGGGTATCTGTCCGTGTTCCTGGTGAAGGCGTATGATCCGATGGTGGTCGTCAGGATAATGGACAGCGGGGCTGACCCGGTGTTCAGCCCGGATGGGAGGAGCATCGCTGTGACGGCGGATTTCTCGGCGGTGTCCGTGGATCCAATCTCGCTGCCCAAGTTGGCGCGGCTCTGTAGCAACATCTTCTTGGTGGACATCAACACAGACGACGACACTGAGGAGAAGAATAAGCAAGAGGATGTGGTCAAGTGGTTGTTCCATCATCGGATGACCCACAGTAGGTACGGGTGCGGGAAGCTGGCCTGGACGACCACCCGGGTCGACATGGACCCAGAGGCGCCATGGAAAATGATGGAACTGGGGCCAAACAGAAACAGGCTACCAAAGAGGGGCGCTGTTAAGAGGAGTATAGTCAGCTCCTTGCTCGGCTTTAATCTATAA